The sequence ATTGCTCTAACCCAAATATAATGAGCCAAATAATTGATAAAACTGGTGCTATATAAGAGAATAAACCTAAAATTCTAATATCACCATATTTAAGACCATAATTCCAAGCCAAAAACGCATAACCCATAGGAAAAAAGCTTAAGGCTAAAATTAGATAAAGCTGCTTTGTAGAAAAATCTACTGTAAAATTACCACCGAGAAGAAAATATGCAACAAAAGCAATTAAAGAAGATA is a genomic window of Alphaproteobacteria bacterium containing:
- a CDS encoding DMT family transporter translates to SSLIAFVAYFLLGGNFTVDFSTKQLYLILALSFFPMGYAFLAWNYGLKYGDIRILGLFSYIAPVLSIIWLIIFGLEQFNYYILTAIILIISGALSLKIFK